The DNA region ATAAACAGCGTTATTGCCGCTTAGCCCAGGCCCGTCCCATCCACCCAACCGGGACCTGTTCTGTTTGGTTTCTTGTCTGTTTTTCGTGCTCGTGTCAGCAATAGTCTTGCAAAGAGACATGGGTACGTTTACTTACTTCTCAGGCCAGTGCTGCTATCAGGACATCACCAAGTACTCTGTTGTACGGAGCATGGCATTATCCCAGGCCCTACCCACCGCCATCAACCTCCCTCCGAGGGCTCTGGCCCTGACCCTACCCTACCACCCAACCAGGACTTACTGCCGAGACGAAACCCTGTACGGGCCTACTCAGTCGACAGGCACGGCCGCTTGGTCTCACTGGCAAACAGGACACGCAGGTATGCTTAACTCTCGCTCAACCCGCCTACGCACCGAGGCGAGATGCTCAAGCTACCTGCGCGTACCGCGTGTCAGCCGACCACCACCCTACAAACCTCCCTCCATATCCCAGGCCCAACACATCACCCAATCAAAACTTACTGCAGGAGTCAGTCCACCAGTCAACCTAGTATCAGATACCAAGCATTGCTTGATGTCCAGACACGGGATGACTCGACGTATCACTCCCACAAGCCCGATCAGTCGACCAGCACGGCCGTGGTGCCACTGCCAAAACACAGcgcagcaccaacagcaacagcacaaACAACCAGACCACTCAAACGTCTCGCACAGCCCACCTAGCCTACTACGACGAGATATTTAGGGTTACTGGTTTGTTACTTGCCAGCAGACCAGCCGTACCAGTCTCCCTACCAGAGGACCGGTGCACCCAACTCAACCCAGCCAGAGCACTGGTCGTGTTTCTGTCCCTCCCAAATCCATCTCGCAGACCCTTGCGGTACATGTCCAGGCCTAGTTGAATTTTGGATAAGAGGGGATGGATGGTGTGGTGAGGATGTGTGAAGAGGAGAGaataaagagaaagaaagggagagGCGAGATCGTTAGGCTGGCATTCACAAcgctcttctttttctaAGCAAATAAGTGTGATATATTATTTAATGAATTATTTCTCGATATTGTCTGCCAATTTTACTCGTTCTGTTTATGCTGATTTCCGCTGCTGTTGTATCATGCTAGAATACGGAGTCACGAGTTTCGTTATATATTGGCATGTCTGCCTCTTCGGGCTTGACACTTTAGCTCAAAAAGCACAAGCATCCAAAAGAATTAGACTTAACATGAACGTCCAGATCTCCCTAAACTAGTATCCCAACATTCTGTCTGCTTCTGCGAAACATATTCCCAATCTGGAGCTATGTGTACGCCACAACAGCCCCCCCCCTCCGCCACAACCACGATGCTTTACTACCAACCCGAAACGCTGAAGCTGATTCACCAGCACGATGCGTAGATGCTGTTTTTCGACTTATTCAAGCCGCGAGAGTCTGGAACGATGAATGCGACTAAACAAGTGAAGCCTGTTGCGCGGTATAAAGACGGGGTTGTAGAGCCGGACTTTGCTGTCGGGATGGGGAATAGATCCGATAAGGCTGATTGGCCGGCGATGCTTATGGAGCCTGTAAGCTATTATAATATCTGTTATAGCTGTTAGTTACGATCAATGATAGCGTATGTGAAAAGTTCTTACCTTTAGCAAGTGAACCAACCAAGTAAGCAAAATGTCCTATACATCCCATAGTGGCGACGTCACCTCCCCAAAAGcatctccctcctctccccaTACCACCTCTCCAAACAAGCCCGTCTCTGAGCCTGTGTCATACTCTCCACGACCAACGCAAACTCTGTCGCATTCGGAAACCCAAACCGTCTCGCCATACTGCAGAACTGCCGTTTCATGACGTCTGGTGGCGGGTGGTACTTGAAGCGGAGGGGTTCACTGTTTCTCGAATTAGTGGGAGTTCGgccgttggtgttggtgctaGTGTTGGGATCTAAGATGGTGGGTGTATTCTGGTCCTGGGAGTCCAGACCGGAGAGGAAAGCGTGGACATTTGTGTTGGCGGTGGATTCTTCGGCTAGTTGTGCGCGGCGGGAGATGTGTTTTTCGACTTTAGAGGAGCCGATGACTTCGTTGTTCATGTGCGTGTATTCGACACCTGCGCCGGTGAGGATGGCTTCGATGGGGTCGTGTTTCTTCTTCGGTGTTATCATGAATTGTTTCTCGTCGTTGtcgttttcctttttcgtTAACGGTGCGTCTGTGTCGCCGCGGATCATGGCTGCTGCAAGCTGGCTCATGACttggtcgtcgtcgtcggcttgcttcgatgggTTGGGGAAGggtttttcttcttcgttgTCTTCGTCTAGTTCGACGCCCATGACGCTAACTCCTGCACGAGACTCTGCGACGTTGGTTTTGTTAACGATATCGCGTAGGACGACATTGTTGTTTTGGTATTCGAAGAGGTTGTTTAGGCCGAAAATCTCGCCTTTTtgatcttttttttcctgtACGCCTTTGAAGTATCGTCGTTCGCTGCTGGCGTTGTAGCCAATGTTGGCCTGCTGCTGTTTATAGATCTGTCGCGCGTAGACTATCTCCTCGATCGTGCCAGCTGAGATGAGTCGAAAGACTTCTACGTCTCGACTCTGGCCAATACGATATGCCCGGTCCTGAGCCTGCAGGTCATGCGATGGGTTCCAGTTCGGGTCGACCACGACAACCTTGTTGGCTGAGGTGATATTCAACCCGACTCCACCAGACCGCGTCGAGATGAGGAAGACAAACTGCTGCGGATCGGAATTGAACTCGTCAACGACCTTGGTACGGTCGTCGTAAGTCATAGACCCATCCAGATAGCTGACATTATAGCTGGTATGGTGGAAGAGCATCTGCAGCATTTTAAGTAGCCGCACGCTGTGTGAAAAGACAAGGACTTTATCCCCGTTGGCATGCCACCACTTCAACAGTTTACGCAGGACCTTCCATTTCCCACAGAATTCGGGATTCGCGTAGTTGACGATAGACTCTCGCGTGCGGACGAGTGTTTCCCATTGATCCGGGACGGCTATTTCTAGCATTtccttgtccttgtcctGCTTCTCCTTTGCGTCGGCGCCTTGGGGAATCAGGATGGCGAGGTGGTTGCTGAGTTTCTGCAGGACTGCGATGGCTGGAAAGACGTAGCTTTGCCATCGTTGGCCTGAGGGAAGCGTTTGGTAGCAGCACCAGCCGGCTTTCTTTCTCGATCCGCAGTCGCAGAAGTCGGAGGAGTTTTTGATGTAACTGACGATATCGCTGGTCAGAATGTTCTCGTAGGCATCTGCTTGCGTGTCGGTTAGAGGGCAGAAGACGACACGGTCACTCTTTTTGGGGAGTTGATCCGCTATCAGCGTCTTCATGCGTCGGAGGAAAAACTGAGGAAGGAGGTTTTCGACCAGCTTCTTGGCAGTTTTACGGGCCTTGCTCAGCTGGTAGAGGGTAGCATCGTGCGATTGCCCTATTTTCAAGGGCTCCGAAATCGTCTTCTTCCACGTAGTTACCGGCCCCAGCTTGCCAGGATTCGTCCAGTTAAGAAGCGTCCAGAGTTCCTCGTACTTATTCTGAATGGCAGTGCCAGTCAGTCCAATCCGGCAAAGAGCGTTGACCATATTCATAGCCTTCGCCGTCTCAGACCTCCGCTCCTTGATAACATGGCACTCATCCGCAATAACACAGTCCCAATCAACCATATTAACAGCATCCTTATTCTGCAGATAAGTCCCATAAGTCGTAATGAGTATCTCAACTCTACCAGACCGGGCAGCCTGCAACGCCAACTCCTTATTCTCACCATGATACGCATCAACATGCCACCAGCCCCAGCGGTTAAGCTCAGACCTCCAGTTATGTATCAATGTGCCAGGGCAGACGATCAGCGTTCGAGGATACCATTTCTCCTGCCCGCTGCGACGCATCTTGCGCATGCGTTTCGCGTCTCGCTCGTCGCCTGTCTTTCCGTATGCAGCTGTCAGGAACGCGATGACCTGCACCGTCTTTCCTAGACCCATGTCGTCGCCCAGAATACCACCTTTCTGGTAGACGAAAAGCTCGTGCAGAAATGCAGCCCCGTCCACCTGGTACTGTCTCAACCACTGCGCGATAGGAGCGGGTATCAGCCCCAGCGAGTAGGGAAGAGTGATGTCCTCGTACGGCCGAC from Aspergillus chevalieri M1 DNA, chromosome 2, nearly complete sequence includes:
- a CDS encoding putative DNA excision repair protein (Rad26L) (COG:L;~EggNog:ENOG410PHTJ;~InterPro:IPR038718,IPR000330,IPR027417,IPR001650, IPR014001,IPR029256;~PFAM:PF04851,PF00176,PF00271,PF14773;~go_function: GO:0005524 - ATP binding [Evidence IEA]), whose protein sequence is MGNWELLDSDASTVDCGEDDDDDLEAVRPNPSRPAVTRDRAIKHEYTTPPRHAPVKNELHSSPSVQEIQPPAVVHLSDTQSGSDDDDDPDVNEGEIAYQNFKNRRSAKRKRASTTAHKSKHPRTNSTGQLSRNDDKRKARRHGYREYKENPVSSEDDGMEYTLPDYLHKRKTQFDRKTKLLEQSGLKLPPDFEDVDFSDDERLVHLRERPKLTTKPCRPYEDITLPYSLGLIPAPIAQWLRQYQVDGAAFLHELFVYQKGGILGDDMGLGKTVQVIAFLTAAYGKTGDERDAKRMRKMRRSGQEKWYPRTLIVCPGTLIHNWRSELNRWGWWHVDAYHGENKELALQAARSGRVEILITTYGTYLQNKDAVNMVDWDCVIADECHVIKERRSETAKAMNMVNALCRIGLTGTAIQNKYEELWTLLNWTNPGKLGPVTTWKKTISEPLKIGQSHDATLYQLSKARKTAKKLVENLLPQFFLRRMKTLIADQLPKKSDRVVFCPLTDTQADAYENILTSDIVSYIKNSSDFCDCGSRKKAGWCCYQTLPSGQRWQSYVFPAIAVLQKLSNHLAILIPQGADAKEKQDKDKEMLEIAVPDQWETLVRTRESIVNYANPEFCGKWKVLRKLLKWWHANGDKVLVFSHSVRLLKMLQMLFHHTSYNVSYLDGSMTYDDRTKVVDEFNSDPQQFVFLISTRSGGVGLNITSANKVVVVDPNWNPSHDLQAQDRAYRIGQSRDVEVFRLISAGTIEEIVYARQIYKQQQANIGYNASSERRYFKGVQEKKDQKGEIFGLNNLFEYQNNNVVLRDIVNKTNVAESRAGVSVMGVELDEDNEEEKPFPNPSKQADDDDQVMSQLAAAMIRGDTDAPLTKKENDNDEKQFMITPKKKHDPIEAILTGAGVEYTHMNNEVIGSSKVEKHISRRAQLAEESTANTNVHAFLSGLDSQDQNTPTILDPNTSTNTNGRTPTNSRNSEPLRFKYHPPPDVMKRQFCSMARRFGFPNATEFALVVESMTQAQRRACLERWYGERREMLLGR